A portion of the Leptospira kanakyensis genome contains these proteins:
- a CDS encoding TetR/AcrR family transcriptional regulator — protein sequence MVTKHFNDSFERISEEKRNRILSTAISEFANRGFTSANTNTIAQKAGISVGSLYKYFETKEDFFLTVVDHGITQLEKTLESVLSMDLDLFGKIEKIIRIIQTHSRINQDIIRLYNEMTTESNYELITRLSGELESLSAKCYIEMINLAKKEGTISSDVDSNLSAFLLDNIFMTLQFSYSTVYYKERMKIYLGEDIFDKDEDVVAGVMKVIRRALGG from the coding sequence ATGGTAACGAAGCATTTTAATGATAGTTTTGAACGAATTTCCGAAGAAAAGAGAAATCGGATTTTATCGACAGCCATTTCTGAATTCGCCAATCGCGGGTTTACGAGCGCCAATACCAATACCATTGCTCAAAAAGCCGGAATCAGCGTTGGATCTCTCTATAAATACTTTGAAACCAAAGAAGATTTTTTTCTTACCGTTGTGGATCATGGAATCACCCAATTAGAAAAAACCTTAGAGTCTGTTCTTTCTATGGATCTGGATTTGTTTGGGAAAATTGAAAAAATCATTCGTATCATCCAAACCCATTCGCGGATCAACCAAGACATCATTCGCCTCTACAATGAAATGACAACAGAAAGTAATTATGAACTCATCACTCGTTTGTCAGGTGAGTTAGAATCATTATCTGCAAAATGTTATATTGAAATGATTAACCTTGCTAAAAAAGAAGGAACGATAAGTTCGGATGTGGATAGCAACTTGTCTGCTTTTTTACTCGATAATATTTTTATGACACTTCAGTTTTCCTATTCCACAGTGTATTATAAAGAACGAATGAAGATCTATTTGGGTGAAGATATTTTTGATAAGGACGAAGACGTTGTAGCGGGAGTTATGAAAGTCATCCGCAGGGCACTGGGTGGGTGA
- a CDS encoding phosphotransferase, giving the protein MAKHNIEYSMESLGKPFAIGRSADLFILPENRILKLFFPEAKESEIDLEVENTVEANRKGASKMRCYGKAKVGNRFGIIFDRLNGISLTKLPDKNPLELFRIAGKLAHLHYGIHQIESERFKDIKEILNHCLDSEPLSFLNLGEKQKVKSYIAGLPNGNSILHLDFHPENVIVEGKDEIIIDWMTAAKGNSAADVAFTFLLFTDGELWPGTPKLKIIFYTIVRKFILSGYLKAYKKLSGITDAEISAWRLPALILRLGLWNIESERESLKTQIARLVVNGGKV; this is encoded by the coding sequence ATGGCTAAACATAACATTGAATACAGTATGGAAAGTTTGGGGAAACCTTTTGCAATTGGTAGATCGGCGGATCTATTTATTTTGCCAGAGAATCGAATTCTAAAACTTTTTTTTCCAGAGGCAAAAGAATCAGAAATTGATTTAGAGGTAGAGAATACTGTTGAGGCCAACAGAAAGGGTGCATCCAAGATGCGATGTTACGGAAAAGCCAAAGTGGGAAATCGATTTGGAATTATTTTTGATCGTCTGAATGGAATTTCGCTGACCAAACTACCTGATAAAAATCCATTGGAGCTCTTTCGCATTGCAGGTAAATTGGCGCATTTGCACTATGGGATCCATCAAATTGAATCAGAACGTTTTAAAGATATAAAAGAAATTTTAAATCATTGTTTGGATTCTGAACCACTGTCCTTTCTAAATCTTGGTGAAAAACAAAAAGTCAAATCCTATATAGCCGGATTGCCAAACGGAAATTCTATTCTTCATTTAGATTTCCATCCAGAAAATGTAATCGTCGAAGGGAAGGATGAAATCATCATCGATTGGATGACTGCGGCAAAAGGGAATTCGGCGGCAGATGTTGCTTTCACCTTCCTACTGTTCACCGATGGTGAACTTTGGCCGGGAACACCGAAATTAAAAATTATTTTTTATACAATCGTCAGAAAGTTCATTCTCTCTGGATATTTGAAAGCCTATAAAAAACTTAGTGGGATTACTGACGCGGAAATTTCTGCTTGGAGACTTCCTGCACTCATCCTTCGTTTGGGTTTATGGAATATTGAAAGCGAAAGGGAAAGTTTAAAAACACAAATCGCTCGTTTGGTGGTGAATGGTGGGAAAGTATGA
- a CDS encoding DUF4430 domain-containing protein → MNQNLIKPRNRGRNLFLPRFILLNLVLFLILLLSQCSLPSKSKKSKDPQIQIHFVSDDYEETKFIPSSLFESKDLLLILAELSRKEDPSMRFISTNRTEEIMEVNGKSNSWSEGWVVYVNEERVDGVQMKRGVRVSPNDKIEIRYEAVERVFGRPRP, encoded by the coding sequence ATGAATCAGAATCTAATCAAACCGAGGAATCGAGGGAGGAATTTATTTTTACCACGATTCATTTTACTAAACCTAGTATTATTTCTAATTTTATTACTCTCTCAATGTTCCTTACCTTCTAAGTCCAAAAAATCCAAAGATCCTCAAATCCAAATTCATTTTGTTTCGGATGATTACGAAGAAACAAAATTCATTCCTTCTTCTTTGTTTGAATCAAAAGACTTACTCCTGATCCTTGCTGAGTTATCTAGAAAAGAAGATCCATCCATGCGATTTATTTCTACCAATCGAACGGAAGAAATTATGGAAGTGAATGGGAAATCGAATTCTTGGTCAGAAGGTTGGGTGGTTTACGTGAATGAGGAAAGGGTGGATGGAGTGCAGATGAAACGCGGTGTTCGAGTTTCTCCAAATGATAAAATTGAAATTCGGTATGAGGCCGTAGAGCGCGTGTTTGGTCGCCCTAGGCCATAA
- the flgC gene encoding flagellar basal body rod protein FlgC, which yields MGMFDSINISATGLSAQRLRMDVISNNIANSTTTRNTNGDGPFRRDRVILTPINLRTNWKSPVYPFGVAPGEGKGVKVMKIEKDMSPLRLTYDPTHPDAIQTGPKKGYVELPNINIVTEMTDMISASRSYEANVQLINGSKAMMNKAMEIGRA from the coding sequence ATGGGAATGTTTGATTCGATTAATATATCAGCCACTGGCCTTTCGGCCCAAAGACTTAGAATGGATGTTATCTCGAATAACATCGCTAACTCGACAACTACGAGAAATACCAATGGAGACGGTCCTTTTCGTAGAGACCGCGTCATCCTAACACCGATTAACCTAAGAACCAATTGGAAAAGCCCTGTGTATCCTTTTGGGGTCGCTCCTGGTGAAGGCAAAGGGGTGAAGGTGATGAAAATCGAAAAGGATATGAGCCCTTTACGACTCACTTATGACCCAACCCACCCAGATGCCATCCAAACTGGCCCGAAAAAAGGATATGTGGAACTTCCGAACATCAATATCGTCACTGAGATGACGGATATGATTTCCGCTTCTCGCTCTTATGAAGCCAATGTCCAACTCATCAATGGGTCCAAAGCCATGATGAATAAGGCCATGGAGATCGGTCGGGCGTAA
- a CDS encoding DUF4160 domain-containing protein, with protein MPKVFERNGYKFFFFSNEGNPREPLHIHVRKGEKIAKFWMKPNAILVDNYGFTSKELNWIEEEIEINSNLIEGKWNEFFNL; from the coding sequence ATGCCGAAGGTATTTGAAAGGAATGGTTATAAATTTTTCTTCTTTTCGAACGAGGGTAACCCTCGTGAGCCATTACATATTCACGTAAGAAAGGGTGAGAAAATTGCAAAATTTTGGATGAAACCAAACGCAATTTTAGTTGATAATTACGGCTTTACATCTAAAGAATTAAATTGGATTGAAGAAGAAATAGAAATAAATTCAAATCTAATAGAGGGCAAATGGAATGAATTCTTTAATCTCTGA
- a CDS encoding MBL fold metallo-hydrolase, whose translation MGKVLTIDTEYANYPQVASAYLLEEEGHGVVVETNTTYAIPRILKVMETEGIKPENLDYVIVTHVHLDHAGGAWALLEACPNAILLAHPKTAKHLIDPSLLIKSATSVYGKENFDSLYGEIKPIPKDRVRVMEDGEWLSWKGHSFQFIYTKGHANHHFCIYDQKTNGIYTGDSFGISYPHLENGQRFIFPTTTPTDFDSIEAIHSLERILDTGAEVAYLTHFGPIGNLKENAGDLKEGLILCQEAISNLETIPKEERLPFMESKVKAMIQTLADKNSITLTESDWKLLRLDVNLNAQGLVYAFEKKQPKV comes from the coding sequence ATGGGCAAAGTGCTTACCATTGATACAGAATATGCAAACTACCCCCAAGTGGCTTCGGCCTATCTTTTGGAAGAAGAGGGCCATGGGGTTGTTGTCGAAACCAATACAACCTATGCCATTCCGAGGATTCTAAAGGTTATGGAGACCGAGGGAATCAAACCAGAAAATTTAGACTATGTGATTGTCACTCATGTGCACTTGGATCATGCGGGTGGTGCTTGGGCTCTCCTCGAAGCTTGTCCGAACGCTATTTTACTTGCTCATCCCAAAACCGCCAAACACTTGATAGATCCAAGTTTGCTGATTAAAAGTGCCACGTCCGTCTATGGAAAAGAAAACTTTGATTCTTTGTATGGCGAAATCAAACCCATTCCAAAAGATAGAGTTCGTGTGATGGAAGATGGGGAGTGGCTTAGTTGGAAAGGCCATTCTTTTCAGTTTATCTACACCAAAGGACATGCCAATCATCACTTCTGTATCTATGATCAAAAAACAAATGGGATCTATACCGGTGATTCCTTTGGAATTTCCTATCCTCATTTAGAAAATGGACAACGATTTATTTTCCCTACCACAACACCCACTGACTTTGATTCTATAGAAGCCATCCATTCACTCGAACGAATTTTAGATACAGGAGCTGAGGTTGCCTATCTCACACATTTTGGCCCGATCGGAAATTTAAAAGAAAATGCCGGCGACTTAAAAGAAGGTCTAATCCTTTGTCAGGAAGCCATATCAAACTTGGAAACCATCCCAAAAGAAGAACGTTTGCCATTTATGGAATCAAAAGTGAAAGCCATGATCCAAACTTTGGCAGATAAAAACTCCATTACACTTACCGAATCGGATTGGAAGTTACTCCGTTTGGATGTAAATTTAAATGCACAAGGGTTGGTTTATGCTTTTGAAAAGAAACAACCCAAAGTATAA
- a CDS encoding glycerol-3-phosphate dehydrogenase/oxidase — translation MNLKLERFIESYEGEEFDVTIIGGGITGATLAYEAASRGYTVALLEKKDFGGATSAATGKLIHGGLRYLKQFEIGLVREALGERRILSNIAPNLVYPYPMILPKPGLIARIGLFVYDLLSFDSKWTWDESKQIPNHKYLKRKELLEKNLGDFEDAAYFYDAICLSPERLTLSFLKSAASYGAKIANYTIVDDLIWKEGAVAGIQVHDVLTGVKHQIRSKVTVNASGPWTHNILSKSPKTEQPMPKKRSEGIYIITKKLTNLMTLYVGDKGHFSFAPWRGHSMIGPTEKSYFGNVEDWKLTRESIVEFIDYINETSHLKEKLSVDDVIFAYGGLRPLIESSDDTYSASRRSELYDHARDGIQGLITAAGGKYTTSRHFAESIFKRIQKKLHKKPGDSISAKQHLYASQIPNVEIFIQGAKKQNSDFSENTIDYLIRHYGLQYEIILDLARKTKNLAAVLNADGEILAEVVYVIRYEMAKSLSDVFLRRTGLGTLGILSDEIMKSIIDTASAEWNWSEETKKKETEIIYRTLKLPV, via the coding sequence ATGAATTTAAAACTAGAACGTTTTATTGAGTCATACGAAGGTGAGGAATTTGATGTTACCATCATCGGTGGAGGAATCACCGGTGCGACTTTGGCTTACGAAGCAGCAAGTCGTGGTTATACGGTTGCCTTACTTGAAAAAAAAGATTTTGGTGGGGCCACTTCTGCGGCCACTGGGAAATTAATTCATGGTGGGCTTCGTTATTTAAAACAGTTTGAAATCGGTCTTGTGAGAGAAGCACTAGGAGAACGAAGGATTCTTTCCAACATCGCACCCAATTTAGTTTATCCTTATCCAATGATCCTTCCGAAACCGGGACTCATTGCAAGGATTGGACTTTTTGTTTATGACCTTCTTTCTTTTGATAGCAAGTGGACTTGGGACGAATCCAAACAAATTCCCAATCATAAATATCTCAAACGAAAAGAACTCTTAGAAAAGAATTTAGGTGATTTTGAGGACGCGGCTTATTTTTATGATGCCATTTGTTTGAGTCCAGAAAGGTTAACACTTAGTTTTTTAAAGTCTGCTGCTTCCTATGGTGCAAAAATTGCCAACTATACAATCGTCGATGATTTAATTTGGAAGGAAGGTGCTGTTGCGGGGATTCAAGTCCATGATGTATTGACCGGTGTTAAACACCAAATTCGTTCCAAGGTAACAGTCAATGCTTCCGGACCTTGGACACACAATATTCTTTCTAAATCTCCTAAAACAGAACAACCTATGCCGAAAAAACGTTCGGAAGGAATCTATATCATTACTAAAAAGTTAACAAACCTAATGACTTTGTATGTGGGTGATAAAGGACATTTTAGTTTTGCTCCTTGGCGTGGCCATTCAATGATTGGTCCAACTGAAAAGTCTTACTTTGGTAATGTGGAAGATTGGAAACTCACAAGGGAAAGTATCGTTGAATTTATTGATTATATCAATGAAACTTCTCATCTAAAAGAAAAGTTAAGTGTTGATGATGTTATTTTTGCTTACGGTGGATTACGACCTTTAATTGAAAGTTCTGATGATACTTATTCGGCGTCCAGAAGATCAGAACTTTATGATCATGCTCGTGATGGAATCCAAGGCCTCATTACCGCAGCTGGTGGGAAGTATACAACAAGCCGACATTTTGCAGAATCAATTTTCAAACGAATCCAAAAGAAATTACATAAAAAACCTGGTGATAGCATTTCCGCAAAACAACATTTATATGCTTCACAAATTCCGAATGTTGAAATTTTCATCCAAGGGGCAAAAAAACAAAATTCTGACTTCTCGGAAAATACTATCGATTATTTAATCCGTCACTACGGGTTACAATATGAAATCATTTTGGATCTTGCGAGAAAAACAAAAAATCTAGCAGCAGTTCTTAATGCCGATGGAGAAATTTTAGCAGAAGTTGTTTATGTGATCCGTTATGAAATGGCAAAATCTCTTTCTGATGTTTTTTTAAGAAGGACAGGGCTTGGAACACTGGGAATTCTTTCTGATGAAATCATGAAATCGATCATTGACACGGCTAGTGCAGAATGGAATTGGTCAGAGGAAACAAAAAAGAAAGAAACAGAAATCATTTACAGAACATTAAAATTACCTGTTTGA
- a CDS encoding HAD family hydrolase, whose product MIKAILFDYDDTLVQTRKTRYQTIYKLSEELFGTKITEKEIDAAWGLPAEEFLLNLFGRFSSDIHYLWSIYIEFSKKDLNIPHLNAFDFIDKYKNFVKFGIVTSSSEKVVLRELNELRVDTNLFLQIQTSDHTAVHKPNPNVFEPIFALLKKENMNKEEIIYIGDSPADYESASKFGFHFLGIAHDDRHTSYFQTGEIPFVRNFLELEEYLIDQYSFI is encoded by the coding sequence ATGATAAAAGCTATTTTATTCGATTACGATGATACTTTAGTGCAAACAAGAAAGACTCGTTATCAAACAATATACAAACTATCGGAAGAGCTCTTTGGAACGAAAATCACTGAGAAAGAAATCGATGCGGCTTGGGGACTTCCTGCGGAAGAATTTTTGCTAAATCTCTTTGGGCGATTTTCTTCAGACATTCATTACCTTTGGTCTATCTATATAGAATTTTCAAAGAAAGATTTAAACATTCCTCATTTGAATGCTTTTGATTTTATCGATAAATATAAAAACTTCGTAAAATTTGGAATTGTCACTTCATCCAGTGAAAAAGTGGTTCTTCGTGAATTGAATGAGCTTCGAGTTGATACGAATTTATTTTTGCAGATCCAAACCTCTGATCATACTGCTGTTCATAAACCGAATCCAAATGTTTTTGAACCAATCTTTGCATTATTAAAAAAAGAAAATATGAATAAGGAGGAAATCATCTATATTGGTGATTCTCCTGCCGATTATGAATCTGCGAGTAAGTTTGGATTTCATTTTCTCGGGATCGCACACGACGATAGGCACACTTCTTATTTCCAAACGGGGGAAATTCCCTTCGTTCGAAATTTTTTGGAATTGGAAGAGTATTTAATCGATCAGTATAGTTTCATATAA
- the fliE gene encoding flagellar hook-basal body complex protein FliE — MSIDRISNISSQTYKPHSLLPQGDKVGIFRSNERHYGKTNEAKSPDEVAGTFGDALKKAFEQVNDQQVEADELTQKIVFDPNSVELHDVMIAAEKARISLTFAKTMSDGFVRAYRELTTLR, encoded by the coding sequence ATGTCCATTGATCGAATTTCAAACATCAGTTCCCAAACTTACAAACCACATTCCCTACTCCCACAAGGTGATAAGGTAGGAATCTTTCGCTCCAATGAACGTCATTATGGTAAAACCAATGAAGCCAAATCTCCGGATGAGGTGGCTGGAACTTTTGGAGATGCTTTGAAAAAAGCATTCGAACAAGTGAATGACCAACAAGTAGAAGCAGATGAATTAACACAAAAAATTGTTTTTGATCCAAACTCTGTGGAACTTCATGATGTGATGATTGCGGCAGAGAAGGCTCGGATCTCTTTGACATTTGCAAAAACAATGTCTGATGGATTTGTCAGAGCTTATAGAGAACTCACAACTCTTAGATAA
- a CDS encoding MFS transporter: MSQNQPKLYVYRWVVLFAYIVITATICLQWLTYASIARDAKEFYHVSPLQIDLLSLVFLGVFVIIAIPASYVIDTYGIKKGVGFGAILTGVCGLLKGIYAADYTVVLICQIGLAVAQPFLLNAVTKISVLWFPIQERATAVALGTLAQFLGIILVMILTPILLQSGNSIPEVMMIYGFVSVASAILFLLLIKEKPPTSPSTHGEDHELPFLEGLRFLWKQKDMRKILFLFLIGLGVFNAVSTCIDQICEIKGLNIEESGLVGGVMLISGIIGGIIIPPLSDKLQKRKSFLIIAMAGFLIGLSLFTLFQGFIFLLTGSVIIGFFLLGIGAPIGFQYCAEITSPAPESTSQGLLLLVGQVSGILFILGLNFFGMISFLYILLILSLINFVMVFWLKESPFMES, translated from the coding sequence ATGAGCCAAAACCAACCAAAATTATATGTTTACCGTTGGGTCGTCCTGTTCGCATACATCGTCATCACTGCAACGATTTGTTTGCAATGGCTGACCTATGCTTCGATCGCACGCGATGCCAAAGAATTTTATCATGTAAGCCCCCTGCAAATTGATTTACTCTCTCTAGTATTCCTCGGTGTTTTTGTCATCATAGCCATTCCTGCTTCTTACGTGATTGATACCTACGGGATCAAAAAAGGAGTTGGGTTTGGAGCCATACTAACCGGTGTTTGCGGGTTACTCAAAGGAATTTATGCCGCCGATTATACAGTTGTCCTTATCTGCCAAATTGGCTTGGCCGTAGCACAACCGTTTTTACTGAATGCCGTCACAAAGATTAGTGTCTTGTGGTTTCCCATCCAAGAAAGAGCCACGGCCGTAGCCCTGGGAACTCTCGCACAATTTCTCGGAATCATTCTTGTGATGATCCTCACCCCCATCTTACTCCAATCGGGAAATTCCATTCCTGAGGTCATGATGATTTATGGTTTTGTTTCTGTGGCTTCCGCCATTCTTTTTCTTCTGCTCATCAAAGAAAAACCTCCGACTTCTCCAAGCACTCACGGCGAAGACCATGAACTCCCGTTCTTAGAAGGACTTCGTTTTCTATGGAAACAGAAGGATATGAGAAAAATCCTATTTTTATTTCTCATTGGCCTTGGAGTCTTCAATGCAGTCAGCACTTGTATTGATCAAATCTGCGAAATCAAAGGACTGAATATCGAAGAATCAGGGCTCGTGGGTGGAGTGATGCTCATCTCTGGAATCATTGGTGGGATCATCATTCCTCCGTTATCCGATAAATTACAAAAAAGAAAATCATTCCTCATCATTGCGATGGCTGGATTCTTAATAGGCCTTAGTTTATTTACCTTATTCCAAGGTTTTATTTTCCTACTCACAGGTTCTGTGATCATTGGATTTTTTCTACTCGGGATTGGTGCCCCTATCGGATTCCAATACTGCGCGGAGATCACATCCCCCGCACCAGAGTCCACTTCGCAAGGATTGTTACTTCTAGTTGGACAAGTATCAGGAATTTTATTTATCTTAGGATTAAACTTTTTTGGGATGATATCGTTTCTTTATATCCTTCTCATCTTGTCGCTGATTAATTTTGTGATGGTGTTTTGGTTAAAAGAATCACCGTTTATGGAAAGTTGA
- a CDS encoding DUF7000 family protein — protein MKDFNDYVNAYKKQLQIGDIQEAYAGLVKYVTKLGTTLSKNLSKSYSFGSLFQGYMDYTYFYYSNKFLKDRKLKMGLVLNHPKMQFEVWLLGQTIPIQERYWEYFKNTKWNKNRTTKPQYSILETILIENPDFSDLDRLTKQIENHLIQVTSEIIEDIKRSKLK, from the coding sequence ATGAAAGACTTCAATGATTATGTAAATGCATACAAAAAACAACTCCAGATAGGAGACATCCAAGAAGCATATGCAGGTCTTGTCAAATACGTAACCAAACTCGGCACCACTTTATCCAAAAACCTCTCTAAAAGTTATTCCTTTGGAAGTCTTTTCCAAGGCTATATGGACTATACCTATTTCTATTATTCGAACAAGTTCTTGAAAGATAGAAAATTAAAGATGGGGCTTGTGTTAAACCATCCAAAAATGCAATTTGAAGTTTGGCTTTTGGGGCAAACCATTCCCATCCAAGAAAGGTATTGGGAGTATTTTAAAAACACGAAGTGGAATAAAAATAGAACAACCAAACCACAATATTCCATTTTGGAAACGATCCTTATTGAAAATCCCGATTTTAGTGATTTGGATCGGCTTACGAAACAAATTGAAAATCATTTGATTCAGGTGACTTCGGAAATTATTGAGGACATCAAACGCAGTAAATTGAAATAA
- a CDS encoding DUF2442 domain-containing protein: MNSLISEAKAQKIWFDDDNLWISLYDGRSLSVPLAFFPRLRKAKKEQLDRFEISGGGIGIHWEELDEDISVAGLLLGTGDLSSSKK; encoded by the coding sequence ATGAATTCTTTAATCTCTGAAGCAAAAGCACAAAAAATTTGGTTTGATGACGATAACCTTTGGATCTCTTTGTATGATGGTAGATCTTTATCCGTACCGCTTGCATTCTTTCCTCGATTAAGAAAAGCAAAGAAAGAACAACTGGATCGATTTGAAATTAGCGGAGGGGGGATTGGAATTCACTGGGAAGAATTAGATGAAGATATCAGTGTGGCAGGCCTCCTACTTGGTACAGGTGACCTATCCTCTTCTAAGAAATAA
- a CDS encoding xylulokinase: protein MESEYILTYDIGTTGVKTCLFRMTQALELVQSATKEYSIQLLENGGAEQNPEDWWSSMKDTTAQILTQSKIHPDAIQGISFCSQMQGLVLTDSKFQAVRPAMSYMDQRATREMKQGIVHGFKIEGINAIKLLLSLWITGAVAASVKDPIWKYKWVEKNEPEVFSKVKWWFDVKEYLIARSTNEAVMTRDSAFATFLYNSRVGKGNWSPLLCKLFGVRLDHLPKIVNSSDRVGGLTKEAAEYLGLKENIAVFGGGGDASLIGVGAGAVSEGDTHIYAGTSGWIATVTKKRTVDIGARIASIVGAREGFYNFFGEQETSGKCLQWVRDHLALDEIDLYLEKKKITDGPDAVYESLFEFMFDSIKDTEPGSHGVIFTPWLHGNRCPFEDPKARGIFFNISLNTGKRTLIRSVVEGILFHKRWILELSHRKVPTSDTIRFVGGVARSGFICQLLADITGKTIERVVHPENVGAMGAAAIVAFGIGKIQKFEEIKSMIPIQDKWIPNPNHKEIYDKNFKVFQNLYKVNQNNFAILNT from the coding sequence ATGGAATCGGAATACATACTTACCTATGATATAGGAACAACCGGAGTCAAAACCTGCCTCTTTCGGATGACTCAGGCATTGGAGCTGGTTCAGTCCGCCACAAAGGAATATTCGATCCAACTTTTGGAAAACGGGGGTGCGGAACAAAATCCGGAAGATTGGTGGTCATCGATGAAGGACACCACGGCGCAAATTCTAACCCAATCCAAAATCCATCCAGACGCCATCCAAGGGATTTCCTTTTGTTCGCAGATGCAGGGCCTTGTGCTCACCGATTCGAAGTTTCAAGCCGTACGCCCGGCGATGAGTTATATGGACCAAAGGGCCACAAGGGAAATGAAACAAGGGATTGTACACGGTTTTAAAATTGAAGGGATCAATGCCATTAAACTCTTGTTATCTCTTTGGATCACGGGAGCAGTGGCTGCCAGCGTGAAAGATCCCATTTGGAAATACAAATGGGTCGAAAAAAATGAACCAGAAGTATTTTCGAAAGTGAAGTGGTGGTTTGATGTAAAGGAATATCTAATCGCACGCTCTACAAACGAAGCTGTGATGACTAGAGATTCTGCCTTTGCTACTTTTTTATATAACTCAAGGGTTGGAAAAGGAAATTGGAGTCCTCTTTTATGTAAATTGTTCGGAGTTCGTTTGGATCATTTGCCAAAGATTGTGAATTCCTCTGATCGTGTGGGAGGACTTACAAAAGAAGCTGCCGAGTATTTAGGACTCAAAGAAAACATAGCAGTGTTTGGTGGTGGTGGTGACGCCTCTCTCATTGGAGTGGGAGCCGGGGCAGTGAGCGAAGGTGACACTCATATTTATGCAGGAACTTCTGGATGGATAGCAACCGTAACCAAAAAGAGAACTGTTGATATTGGAGCAAGGATCGCATCCATCGTTGGAGCCCGAGAAGGTTTTTATAATTTTTTTGGGGAACAAGAAACATCGGGTAAATGTTTACAATGGGTAAGAGACCACTTGGCTTTAGATGAAATTGATTTATATTTGGAAAAAAAGAAAATCACCGATGGCCCTGATGCTGTGTATGAAAGTTTATTTGAGTTTATGTTTGATTCGATTAAAGATACAGAGCCTGGGTCTCACGGAGTTATCTTTACGCCATGGCTTCATGGAAACCGTTGTCCCTTTGAAGACCCAAAAGCAAGAGGGATTTTCTTTAACATCAGTTTGAATACAGGCAAAAGAACTCTCATTCGATCGGTAGTAGAAGGAATCCTTTTTCACAAACGTTGGATTTTGGAACTATCCCATCGGAAGGTGCCTACTTCTGATACAATTCGCTTTGTGGGAGGTGTAGCAAGATCTGGCTTTATCTGTCAGTTGTTAGCTGATATCACTGGAAAAACCATTGAAAGGGTGGTCCATCCGGAAAACGTTGGCGCGATGGGAGCCGCAGCAATCGTAGCTTTTGGAATTGGAAAAATTCAAAAATTTGAAGAGATCAAATCGATGATTCCTATCCAAGACAAATGGATTCCCAATCCAAATCATAAAGAGATCTATGATAAAAACTTTAAGGTCTTTCAAAACCTTTACAAAGTGAATCAAAACAATTTTGCAATTTTAAATACATAA